ACAATGTCAAAGTGACAAATTcctcaattttttattttggggaCGTTATCTATAGTTAAAGAGCGTCGGACCAAAATTAGTCCCGTTCTTCAAGACGCTGGCCATCTATTTCGTCGTTTTCATTCCGGAGGACAATCCATCCCTCTTCGCCATGTTCCTTAAATGTTTACCGATCCTAAGTCTCTTACTCTTCGTGCCAATGCACGGCATGAGTCTCGGCTATGAGGGAGTTATTTTCGCcaacaattgttttttttcctcatctcGGTGCAGATGTACCCGACCACTGTCCTCAAGGCTGTTTGTTCATCTTGGATAGAAAAACTAGATTAGcactacttttttttaaaaataaaaaatcaggtacagtatcctgcacaaaaatccgaacaccgatttaattttttaaagccacctattggcggggtaatggattttttgtttgtctttctttaagggggagggtagacggggtgatggacacgacagggtagggttgggtaagtctagacatttttttaatgccttaaggtattacgctttaaggcaagttacaggtcgggacatttttgcaacccccagggtgatgtgtttttttaaaacgacagttggaaatgttggattttggctgtgtaatattccttgcCCAAAATAAGTCagagagctgcctgtgcacaattttATCGACACCGATGGCATATGCGTAGAGCATCTGATTGTGACGCCGTAGaacagtgttcgattcccgataaggaattgcgAAACATTTcgtatctttataatattttcattcgaatatgctgggaatattaatttttttagaacgaagtgaattattattttttaatttatttaataaacaaaaaaaaaccacatattgctcgatgaaaacttgttttatatatgaacgagaatttctcgtaagcaAACCAaaataattcatcacctcatctggaatcgaacatggatctccagcatcatattcagaaacgctacacctacgccatagACCTCGAAGTAAATATTCACatgcagctggaacataatctaaattgtttcggtaagcaacattaccaagcccaagccctaaatttccaactgtcgtaaaaaaaaaacacaccaccctgggggttgcaaaaatgtcctgacctgtaaacttgccttaaagcgtaataccttaaggcatttttgtaggtctagacttacccaaccctgccctgtcgtgtccatcaccccgtctaccctccccctttacaaaaaaacaaaaaacccgctaccccgccaataggtggctttaaaaaattaaatcggtgttcggatttttgtgcaggattaCTGTACTGCACGCTTTTAAACTCTACTTCTTCGTCTATTATCACTTTATTCCTAGGATCGTTGTTGTAAGATTTAACCGACTTCGTATCCCCGCGCCACAAATACACAATTCCTTCCTGAAAAAGCCGCTCGATAAATATAACGATATCAGCATGGCTATCAAAAGTCGTGGCTTCGGTAAGAGAATCAAGGATCGACATTCTTgggcaagaaagaaaactctaCTGAAGATCTtgccagtttttttgttttttttccattttttgctCCTCATTTCATTGGTTCTCCTCACTTCAATAGGGCATGCGACAGATCTTCCTTTCCAATCCTCTGAAGACACGGTAACAGCGTAACCGCAAACGAGCATAAGAGAGTCATCCGACTTCCTCACTTCTTGGATGGAAGCCGCCGTCAAAGGGGCAAAATGAGTAACCGTCGCGCAATGGACCTTTTTCCgttcattgttttttattatatttgttTTCCAAATCATGAACATAGACCGCTCCCATTCCTTGCTCCATTCCCTGGACATTTGTATTTCAATAAAACTATCTCGACTGTTAAATTACTCGTGCTTTTTTATTACTGCAAAATGTAACCATTATTGGGACATTTAGATGTTCAGTTGTCATACAGCCCTATGGATGGAGGGCCTCCCCGGATTCAACGGGGTAATAGCATGTTTTGACACAGAGAGTAGAGACGCGTGGATCCACGGCGCAATAGCACTATTTGACACTAGAGCGCCGTGGACTCCACGGTGCAATAGCACTATTTGACACTAGAGCGCCGTGGACTCAACGGTGCAATAGGCGCGACCCATATCAAATTCTTCTGCTCGCACTATTGCACCTTCACAGGATTTAAAGGAAAAGCACGAATTGCCTTctgttacatatagatgtTTTGATCCAAGAATCGTTGACAAAGACGCATCGCCGAATCCAATAGAAAGGAGTTTCACGAACTCGAGTTTGAAAGAGTCGCTTCTCAAAGCCTTTAAGAAGTTAGAGGGCCGTTTCTGTTTCATTCCGAGAGTTGTGTAGCTTGTGTGACGTTCGGAGTTGCCAACatttgtattccggcttgtattccggcttgtatTCCGGGTAGGGATTGTAGGTTTGCTGGTAATAGGGAGTTTGGCATGAAACCACGGCCATGAAAGCAACAATGATAAAGACCTGTAACAGAAAATGTAATTCATTTTAGTCCGGGTTAAGGAAATTTTAACGCAAAAGTGGAATAGTACCTGCATGTTGTTGTAGATGATTTTGCTGGACAACTGACTGATAGTGATGAATTCACAGTGACGGTGTTATATAGTCCGACGTGAAACTCATTCCATTCCTTTTCATAAGTGGGCACATACTGTGTAACCGCTAGTACTGGCGGTTCTAACTTCAATTTCTATCAAACCCAAATcatccaaaaataaaaattgtgcTAATTTCACTTTTGGCTTTGTTAGAAATCAGCTCGTCTGTCGGTTTCCTCTTGAGGTGTGGTGCCACAAGTCATTGGGAAGCAATTTctcattctttcttttgtctgcagaattttcatttcaacaCCTCGGCATATTTCAAGTCTACTTTGAACGTTATAATCATCTCACCGTGATCTGATTATGAACACGTCCGACAAGGACATGGAATGGGCGAATAATACATATGTAAACCGATGATTGCGTCCGAAATGACGAAGAATAAACCACCGACGCAAGAGCAAAGTTTCGTCCAAGTCCACAGCTCCTAacaggtaaacaaaaaaaatcgattattaACAAAATTTGAAAGCCGACGCCCTTCCTATTCCGTCCGCTTTATCGATCCCGGAGCATCCGTTGTCATTACCTCAAAGAAGTGGACACGGGCTGTGGCCCTCCAAGCCATTGTCACGAGCAGTGCCGTGTAAATAGGGACAGTCATTTTGTAAATCAGTGCTTGTTGCGGCAGCCACATAGACAGACCTGATTGAAAACGATACAGCTGTTATCACTCACGCTATTTGTTATTTCCGTGAAATGACTTCTTCATGAATATCTAAtcattttttctccctttttttaagaaattcaAAAGTACTGAGCATTGATGCGATGTACATCGGAATGCTTAGCGGGATGTTGAGCGGTTTGAATCCGAAAgctgaaatgaaaaacatgtGACCGATACCGAACGCTACCATTCCGTGAAGGAAAAATTCACGCCAAACGAGTAAACAGTCACCGATGCAGGAGAAAATCAGGCCGATCAAAATGCGTCGTGAAAAtgtgtacagtatcctgcacaaaaatccgaacaccgatttaattttttaaagccacctattggcagggtaaagggttttttgtttgtttttctttaagagtgagggtagacggggtgatggacacatagggcagggttgggtaagtctagacagttttttaatgccttaaggtattacgctttaaggcaagtaacaggtcgggacatttttgcaacccccagggtagtgtgttttttttaaacgacagttggaaatgttggacttaggctgtgtaatactccttacccaaataaattataaagctgcctgtgcacaattatttcgataccgatggcatatgtgtagagcctctgattgcgacgccgtagatcagtgttcgaatCCCAAAAAGGGTTTGTAAAATATATGGTATcattataatattctttattcgaatttgctgggaatattaatttctctagaacgaaggagattattatttttaaaattatttaataaacaaaaaaagcatagattgctcgatgaaaatttattttatatgtgaacgagaatttctcgtaagttaacaatattaactcatcacctcatctagaatcgaacaccgatctccagcaccacattcagaaacgctacacctacgccattgacagcgacataaacatttacaggcagctggaacataagcttaattgtttcggtaagcaacattaccatgcccaagccctaaatttccaactgtcgttttaaaaaacacaccaccctgggggttgcaaaaatgtcccgacctgtaacttgccttaaagcgtaataccttaaggcataccctaccctaccctgtcgtgtccatcaccccgtctaccctcccccttaaagaaaaacaaacaaaaaacccattaccccgccaataggtggctttaaaaaattaaatcggtgttcggatttttgtgcaggatactgtacatatgTCCTCATTTTGGAACACACAACTCTCGTGCCAAAAAGGGCCGAAGACTCAATCAACATGTGATGCCCAATTATTGTCCTGTGCAAATTCGATTTTCGTACAATCCGGATGAGTCAGTGAAGAAGTTTAAGATCACAAAGCTGGAGCTCTTCACCATACTCACCCTGTTTCTGAGGCACACCTGCACACATACGCCAGAAAGAAGTAAATTAAATGTGATCGCATATTCACTTCTTAAACTAACCCAACACGTTCATGCAGGCACATGACTACAGAGGCTTTCGATTTCGCAAAAAGTGCGCTGGTCGCTGGTGGTCAACCGACCAAAGTTCGAAAACTGCTGCTCGATAAATTTGGATCACATCTTATTAGCAAAGACATCATCAACCTTAAGCAGACATTGACTGGTAAGcctattgtttaaaaaatgttattgGATGGATCAATTAACGTAGTTGTCGAATCTTACAGGGAAGTCGGATGACGACTGGAAAGATGTCGTAGGGATTCTTTCAAATCTGAAAAATGACGAGAATAACGTCATTAAAGTTCTTCATGATTCCGACGAAGAAGTGGCAGCTATATTTGTCCAGCTAGGCAAGCAGCGCAGACTATACAACAAATATGGAGCAGTGCTGGAGTTAGATGGAACTTACAACACTAACAAAAGTGGGTTTGCGCTGTACCATCTAATGATCGAAGACAACAACGGCGTTAGTCAGCCGGTGGCCATGTTCTTTAGCCGGGATGAGACTACTGAGGCGATTACGGAATGCctgaaaatattttcagaTGTAAGTTTTGTtacaataaaatataaaataatacTAAATCTTTCATTACCACAGAACAACGAAGTGGCCATCACTAAAGTAACATTTACTGACAAAGATTGCGCAGAGATCGCCGCCCTGGGAAAAACATTCACGAAAGCTGTCCATCTTCTTTGCCAGTTCCATGCGTTGAAGGCCGTGGACTTCCATCTTACAAGAACGAAGAACGGAGaaattgaaagagaaaagcACCATGAGATACGCCAAAATTTCCGTGCTGCAATGTACGCAGAAACTCCGGATGCATACGATAAAGCTAAAGCGTACCTAATTGGACCTGGTAAAGAGATAGTTTACTTTCACATATTTGTTTACAcgttaaaaatatttttcttactTACTTGATGAAGGATTGGGAAGCCTTGGTGAATATTTTGCCGATAATTGGTTTAATATCGAGGATAAGTGGACCAATTTGGGACGAAGAAATTTACCAACCTTTGGAAATAACACGACGAATCGTATTGAACGGTAAAAATATCAGTTACTTGCATCAATAAGGttaaaataatattattttaaaattcctAGATTTCATCATACCATCAAAGACGTGCTGCAGAAGACAAAGAGATTATCTGAAGTTATCTAGACCCTGGTTAACGTGACTTTACTTCGTTTAAGTGACAGGGAGCTGAAACAAAAGATACGTGAGGTTCGATTTTCAACACAGTCGAAGCCTGAACTCATCCGAAAATTGGCTGAATCCATTTCTCCTTTCGCGTGGAATCTGTTGGAAAACGAAATCAAGATAATGAGGAAAAACTATCATTTCATCCTAGACAATGTAAGTCAGATTACATTTAATTAATCATGAAGGTACTATAAAATGAAACACGTTTTACTTCTCTAGGATTATTTGACGTACACCATAACGTCAAGGAATACTAATTACAAGTTGAAAAAGACTTGTCCAGTTGCAGCTGTCACTTTTATTCAGCATTTGGACTCCCGTGTCGCCACATCATATATTTCCATTTCAAGGACAATCTCGAAATTCCGTCCGGATCTTATGCAGAACACTGGAGGAATGAGTGCTTGGAGGTAACTATAGAAGTCAATGAACCAAATATTGTTTATATTAATAATAACGTTCTGATGGTATTAGAATGAGGCAGTAGTTTCCGCCAATGTGTCGTCACCTACCGGAAtccacaagaagaaaaaagccaGATTACCACGAACTGAGAGGGACCAGTACAACCTCGCTACCAATCTCTTCCGCAAATTGGCCGAAACAATTAGTTCCATGACCATACCCGATTTTCAGGAGAAGATGAGACTGTTTCACGACATACATGCCCTGATCAAGGCTGATAAACCAATCCAGTTGGTCCAATCCAGTCAAGAGgataaaaaggaagaaggtAGTGCTGATCTTCATGATTAACCTCCCACTACTGATGCGAGTACTGATTTATCTGAAACAAATGTAAAGGTAACACTTTATTGTTAAATGTGATTTATTTACATGATTTTGTATTAAAATACTTGTAGATCTCGTCTTGGGCAGCCCTTCACCTGCCGGTTGCGCCAAGAAAACGGGGCAGGCCAAAGGAAAACAAGGGCTACTTCAACTCCTACCACAAGCAggccaaaaaaaagaggctggAAAGCAACGACTTGGACAATCGattggaagaagaagcttCAATCCTTAACGAGGAAGCCGAGGCCATTGCAAGAGAGCAAGACACATGCAATATGGGGGTTCTCATCCCTTCTTCACCCGCTGATAATCCGCCTGCCGACGAAAGTTGCGAAGTAGTATCTTCCGCTTCTGGTTCACCCAACAATGATTTGTCTGACGACGAAATGTGCATAGTGGATGCAGCTACAATTGATGATCTGTCTGTCGAGGTAACAAATTTAAATAGgaaagtttttaaaattcatgtTACTAATTTTCTCGTTACCTATTGATAGCTTCTACCAGCTGATAGTACTGGCAAAACACGTAGAAACCGTATCAAAGAGCCACATCTCTTCTTGGATAAAGCCCAGGTAATAACAAAGAACAACTACCTAAATACGGGCGACATCAACATTGCCCAAGTAATCCTGAAAAAACTTCATCCAACGATCGGAGGGTTGTATTGCTCCACAATGGGAGCGGCACTAGAGTTTCCTCCCGCGCAGGGCGACCGATGGCTGCAGATAATCCACAACGGGTCAAACCATTGGGTGTGTGTCGCAAAAGGTTTTACACAACCTAACCATGTCCTGGTGTACGACAGTATGCCGAGCAAGCCATGGAAAAATGACCACATCCTGAGCTGCATGTCGAGTCTCCTTTGCACGCCTGATGAGAAAATGACATACATTATTAAATCTTGTCAGCGCCAAAGTAACGGATTTGATTGCGGAGTCTTCTCCATTGCTTTTGCCACCAGTTTGGTAAATGGAGAAGACCCCGCAACCAGACTTTACGACCCAAAGAAGTTACGTGCACACCTGATAAACTGTATGGCTTCGGGAACACTAACGCCGTTCCCATCAGATCCAATCCGGCCCAAGAGGTCGAAGGAGATtgtagaagaagaacaagTATTTTGCACTTGTCGCCGAACAGGGTGGGAGGGAAAGGGGTTGGTTCTCATCGGATGTGACACAGAGGATTGTGAAGGATAGTACCACACAACATGCATCAAGGATTGCCCCAAAAATTTTGATGATCATTGGTTTTGTGATaactgtaaaaaagaaaaaaatcgattaatACATTTCTATACCCAATTAGAAACCTAGTCGTGCACTTACACTGAAGCATGGTTCACTGTGGATGGAATGCTTTCATTTTGGTATGTGTATGTTGCCTGGCTTTCTGTCGTTACCATCCACGTTGGAGAAAAATAACTAGCAGCATCTGTTTAGCATAACTATGTTGAATTAGATATTTACTATTATTTATTAGATAAATACTTACTTGTTTTTGGGGACAGTAGACGGCTTGTCGCAACATTATCATAAGGAGTACTGACTTGACAGCGTGCTGGAGTGACTAAAAGCTACCACCTCTTCAGTCTTCACAAGATCTGTGAAATTGAAGTAAGAGTGTTGCATTACAGGGATAGACCCATGTTTATCAATGGTATATTTACTTGAATTTGTGCTGCAGTGGCTCATTGGAACCACATTTTCGTTATCCTGTCATCCTGTGTAGTATGTGGAACCTTCATGAAGCCATGGCCTCCACCACGAGACCTCAATCAAACAatcatttttctatttaaaattGTAATTAAATCTTTACATAGAATCATTTTTCAGAGAATAAAACGTTTatcagaaatgaaaatttcaaCTCACCATAACGACTCGGGACTACACTAGCGCTAACTGGTATCCACGGCGCAATAGCACTATTTGACAGTAGAGCGCCGTGGATCCACGGCGCAATAGCCCTTTTTGACACTAGAGCGCCGTGGACTCCACGGtgcaatagattttaccttTGAATGCGATGTGCGCACGAAGAGGCGGATACAAGggtaccattttttaaatattacctTAGTGAACTCAggattgattttgaattttttagaTGATTGCGCATGTAGCATCAATTCCATC
This sequence is a window from Daphnia magna isolate NIES linkage group LG7, ASM2063170v1.1, whole genome shotgun sequence. Protein-coding genes within it:
- the LOC123474254 gene encoding lysoplasmalogenase-like protein TMEM86A codes for the protein MVAFGIGHMFFISAFGFKPLNIPLSIPMYIASMLSLSMWLPQQALIYKMTVPIYTALLVTMAWRATARVHFFEELWTWTKLCSCVGGLFFVISDAIIGLHMYYSPIPCPCRTCS